From Solwaraspora sp. WMMD1047, the proteins below share one genomic window:
- a CDS encoding DUF3152 domain-containing protein, with translation MTLSTRRRRRRQRALMACLLLASAGLVALDLVGHSEARQQPDRVAHPTPERGATTPAIAPAAEPPSVAPPAVPTSGQAAQRPAPADRPPPTYPETGAGDFGYATGQSAVLGRAGTLRRYRVAVERGIDQDPAGFAGTVDGILGHPDGWTASGELRLRRVPRVASAEFTVFLATPGTSERICATGGLRTERFTNCRLPGQVIINAARWFGAVPGYGAPVEVYQAYAINHEVGHQLGHGHEACPGAGRPAPVMQQQTYGLHGCRAYAWPYRAGRRYAGPAVG, from the coding sequence ATGACCCTGTCGACCCGGCGCCGGCGCCGCCGCCAGCGGGCCCTGATGGCCTGCCTGCTGCTCGCCTCGGCCGGCCTGGTCGCGCTCGACCTGGTCGGCCACTCCGAGGCCCGGCAGCAACCGGACCGGGTGGCCCACCCCACGCCGGAGCGGGGCGCCACCACGCCGGCAATCGCCCCGGCCGCCGAGCCGCCGTCGGTTGCCCCACCGGCGGTGCCGACGTCGGGTCAGGCCGCCCAGCGGCCGGCGCCCGCCGACCGGCCGCCGCCGACCTACCCGGAGACCGGCGCCGGCGACTTCGGGTACGCGACCGGCCAGAGCGCCGTGCTGGGCCGCGCCGGCACCCTGCGCCGGTACCGGGTGGCGGTGGAGCGGGGCATCGACCAGGACCCGGCCGGCTTCGCCGGCACCGTGGACGGCATCCTCGGCCACCCCGACGGCTGGACCGCCAGCGGCGAGCTGCGGCTGCGCCGGGTGCCGAGGGTCGCCAGCGCCGAGTTCACCGTCTTCCTGGCCACCCCGGGCACTTCCGAGCGGATCTGCGCGACCGGCGGGCTGCGCACCGAACGTTTCACCAACTGCCGGCTGCCCGGCCAGGTGATCATCAACGCCGCCCGCTGGTTCGGCGCGGTGCCCGGCTACGGCGCGCCGGTCGAGGTCTATCAGGCGTACGCGATAAACCACGAGGTCGGGCACCAGCTCGGCCACGGGCACGAGGCGTGCCCCGGTGCGGGCCGGCCCGCGCCCGTGATGCAGCAGCAGACCTACGGGCTGCACGGCTGCCGGGCATACGCCTGGCCGTACCGGGCCGGCCGCCGCTACGCCGGCCCCGCTGTCGGGTGA
- the moeZ gene encoding adenylyltransferase/sulfurtransferase MoeZ encodes MTSSRPAGRGSHREFTVSLPPLVEPAAELTVDEIRRYSRHLIIPDVGVTGQKRLKNARVLCVGAGGLGSPALMYLAAAGVGTLGIVDFDTVDESNLQRQIIHGQSDIGRSKAESAAASVREINPLVNVEIHNTALDRDNVRELFSQYDLIVDGTDNFATRYMVNDAAVLLGKPYVWGSIYRFDGQASVFWAEHGPCYRCLYPEPPPPGMVPSCAEGGVLGVLCASIGSIQVTEAIKLLTGIGEPLVGALTVYDALDMTYRKIKVRKDPGCALCGENPTVTDLLEDYEDFCGAVSPEAEAATLDATITARELKEWQDAGKDFFLVDVREPAEYEIVSIPGATLIPKGDIISGDALARLPQDRQIVLHCKSGVRSAEALAAIKAAGFANAVHVQGGVLAWVKQVDPSLPAY; translated from the coding sequence GTGACGTCCAGCCGGCCGGCTGGACGAGGATCGCACCGGGAGTTCACCGTGTCGCTGCCCCCGCTCGTGGAGCCCGCCGCCGAGCTGACCGTCGACGAGATCCGCCGCTACTCGCGCCACCTGATCATTCCCGACGTCGGGGTGACCGGGCAGAAGCGGCTGAAGAACGCGCGGGTGCTCTGCGTGGGCGCCGGCGGACTCGGCTCGCCGGCGCTGATGTACCTGGCCGCGGCCGGCGTCGGCACGCTCGGCATCGTCGACTTCGACACGGTCGACGAGTCGAACCTGCAGCGGCAGATCATCCACGGCCAGTCCGACATCGGCCGGTCGAAGGCCGAGTCGGCCGCCGCCAGCGTCCGGGAGATCAACCCGCTGGTCAACGTGGAGATCCACAACACCGCCCTGGACCGGGACAACGTCCGGGAGCTGTTCAGCCAGTACGACCTGATCGTCGACGGCACCGACAACTTCGCCACCCGGTACATGGTCAACGACGCGGCGGTGCTGCTCGGCAAGCCGTACGTCTGGGGTTCGATCTACCGCTTCGACGGGCAGGCGTCGGTCTTCTGGGCCGAGCACGGCCCCTGCTACCGCTGCCTCTACCCGGAGCCGCCGCCGCCCGGCATGGTGCCGTCCTGCGCCGAGGGCGGGGTGCTCGGGGTGCTCTGCGCCTCGATCGGCTCGATCCAGGTCACCGAGGCGATCAAGCTGCTCACCGGCATCGGGGAGCCGCTGGTCGGCGCCCTGACCGTCTACGACGCGCTGGACATGACGTACCGGAAGATCAAGGTCCGCAAGGACCCGGGCTGCGCGCTCTGCGGCGAGAACCCGACGGTCACCGACCTGCTGGAGGACTACGAGGACTTCTGCGGCGCGGTCTCGCCGGAGGCCGAGGCGGCCACCCTGGACGCCACCATCACCGCCCGCGAGCTCAAGGAGTGGCAGGACGCCGGGAAGGACTTCTTCCTGGTCGACGTCCGGGAGCCGGCCGAGTACGAGATCGTCAGCATCCCGGGCGCGACGCTGATCCCCAAGGGCGACATCATCTCCGGCGACGCGCTGGCCCGGCTGCCGCAGGACCGGCAGATCGTGCTGCACTGCAAGTCCGGCGTCCGGTCGGCCGAGGCGCTGGCGGCGATCAAGGCGGCCGGGTTCGCCAACGCCGTACACGTGCAGGGCGGGGTGCTCGCCTGGGTGAAGCAGGTCGACCCGTCGCTGCCCGCGTACTGA
- a CDS encoding prenyltransferase/squalene oxidase repeat-containing protein produces the protein MDGAIGFVVAHGDTVDRARLSWLRTGALPPAEILANAEIGQAPDGGWPAFWGGDVASVDATCFRLAELDDLGALGRPAARKALDWLASRQRPDGTWEEDASLAGDAPAWAKPGDPEAVLYLTACAGFWLTVAGLDARSAGPRDERVGGAYAGVVHAAAQAVAAQVRPDGTWPSYLAAGWLGAAMLYRREMFYESARIQGVLTDRLPEMSPANVAAMGSALRRVGVKADDWLLVAARRRLAETQRSDGGWPSDDGDAFDVHTTLAAIRAAR, from the coding sequence ATGGACGGTGCGATCGGGTTCGTCGTCGCGCACGGCGACACGGTGGATCGTGCGCGGCTCTCCTGGCTGCGTACCGGGGCGCTGCCGCCGGCGGAGATCCTGGCAAACGCGGAGATCGGGCAGGCCCCGGACGGCGGCTGGCCGGCCTTCTGGGGCGGCGACGTCGCCTCGGTGGACGCCACCTGCTTCCGGCTGGCCGAGCTGGACGACCTCGGCGCGCTCGGCCGCCCGGCGGCCCGCAAGGCGCTGGACTGGCTGGCCAGCCGGCAGCGGCCGGACGGCACCTGGGAGGAGGACGCGTCGCTGGCCGGCGACGCGCCGGCCTGGGCGAAGCCGGGCGACCCGGAGGCGGTGCTCTACCTGACCGCCTGCGCCGGGTTCTGGCTCACCGTCGCCGGCCTGGACGCCCGCTCCGCCGGCCCGCGCGACGAGCGGGTCGGCGGCGCGTACGCGGGTGTGGTGCACGCGGCGGCGCAGGCGGTCGCGGCCCAGGTGCGGCCGGACGGCACCTGGCCGTCGTACCTGGCCGCCGGCTGGCTCGGCGCGGCGATGCTCTACCGGCGGGAGATGTTCTACGAGTCGGCCCGGATCCAGGGTGTGCTCACCGACCGGCTGCCGGAGATGTCGCCGGCCAACGTCGCCGCCATGGGGTCGGCGCTGCGCCGGGTCGGCGTCAAGGCCGACGACTGGCTGTTGGTCGCTGCCCGCCGCCGGCTGGCCGAGACCCAGCGCAGCGACGGCGGGTGGCCCAGTGACGACGGCGATGCCTTCGACGTGCACACCACCCTCGCCGCGATCCGCGCCGCCCGGTAG
- a CDS encoding glutamate-5-semialdehyde dehydrogenase yields MSVTEQAQRARAAAEVLATATRAAKDAALHAMADALVARTPEILEGNAADLAAGREAGLSAAILDRLTLTDARIAGIADALRQMAALADPVGEVLRGSTLPNGLELRQIRVPFGVVGIIYEARPNVTADAAGICLKSGNAALLRGSSSAARSNAAIVAVLRDAVAAAGLPADAVQLLDATSRDSVKELMRARGLVDVLIPRGGASLIRTVVEESTVPVIETGVGNCHVYVDAAADLDKAVAIVLNSKTQRLSTCNTAESLLVHADIADAFLPRVLDALAEAGVTVHGSPEVAAYSPAVQPATDADHGTEYLSADISAAVVDSLAAAVEHIRRYGSGHTEAIVTDSVAAAREFVARVDSAAVMVNASTRFTDGGEFGFGAEIGISTQKLHARGPMGLPELTSTKYVVTGDGHLRS; encoded by the coding sequence ATGAGCGTCACCGAACAGGCGCAGCGGGCCCGCGCGGCGGCCGAGGTGCTGGCCACCGCCACCCGGGCCGCCAAGGACGCCGCGCTGCACGCGATGGCCGACGCGCTTGTCGCGCGTACCCCGGAGATTCTGGAAGGCAATGCGGCGGACCTGGCGGCCGGGCGCGAAGCCGGCCTGTCCGCGGCGATCCTCGACCGGCTCACCCTCACCGACGCCCGGATCGCCGGCATCGCCGACGCGCTGCGGCAGATGGCCGCCCTGGCCGACCCGGTCGGCGAGGTGCTGCGCGGCTCCACCCTGCCCAACGGGCTGGAGCTGCGGCAGATCCGGGTGCCGTTCGGGGTGGTCGGGATCATCTACGAGGCCCGGCCGAACGTGACCGCCGACGCGGCCGGCATCTGCCTCAAGTCCGGCAACGCCGCCCTGCTGCGCGGCTCCTCGTCGGCCGCCCGATCCAACGCGGCGATCGTCGCAGTACTGCGGGACGCCGTCGCCGCCGCCGGGCTGCCCGCCGACGCCGTGCAGCTGCTCGACGCCACCAGCCGCGACTCGGTCAAGGAGCTGATGCGCGCCCGGGGCCTGGTCGACGTGCTGATCCCGCGCGGCGGGGCGTCGCTGATCAGGACGGTGGTGGAGGAGTCCACGGTGCCGGTGATCGAAACCGGGGTCGGCAACTGCCACGTCTACGTCGACGCCGCCGCCGACCTGGACAAGGCGGTGGCGATCGTCCTGAACTCCAAGACCCAGCGGCTGTCGACCTGCAACACCGCCGAGTCGCTGCTGGTGCACGCCGACATCGCGGACGCCTTCCTGCCCCGGGTGCTGGACGCGCTCGCCGAGGCCGGGGTGACCGTGCACGGCTCCCCCGAGGTGGCCGCGTACTCGCCGGCCGTGCAGCCGGCCACCGACGCCGACCACGGCACCGAGTACCTCTCCGCGGACATCTCGGCCGCCGTCGTCGACTCGCTCGCCGCCGCGGTCGAGCACATCCGCCGGTACGGCTCCGGACACACCGAGGCGATCGTCACCGACTCGGTCGCCGCGGCCCGGGAGTTCGTCGCCCGGGTCGACTCGGCGGCGGTGATGGTGAACGCCTCCACCCGGTTCACCGACGGCGGCGAGTTCGGCTTCGGCGCCGAGATCGGCATCTCGACGCAGAAACTGCACGCCCGGGGGCCGATGGGCCTGCCGGAGCTGACCTCCACCAAGTACGTCGTGACCGGCGACGGCCACCTGCGGAGCTGA
- the proB gene encoding glutamate 5-kinase — protein sequence MGSQRDLGKPTAQNGRVREAVTAARRIVVKIGSSSLTTAAGGLDPARVDALTDAIAAWLPAGGTGGQPTGGSGRQPAGREIVLVSSGAIAAGLAPLGLPRRPRDLATQQAAASVGQGLLIGHYATSFGRHGRTVGQVLLTVDDVTRRVHYRNAYRTLRKLLDLQAVPIVNENDTVATEEIRFGDNDRLGALVAALVHADLLVLLSDVDALYTGDPARPGTTRITDVRGTDDLAGVAIGRAGRAGVGTGGMVTKIEAARIATGFGIPVVLTAAPLAALALAGAEVGTLFHPVRQRPAARLFWLAHATAPRGRLHLDPGAVQAVVGRRKSLLPAGITAVDGAFTAGDPVDLVDVSGAPVARGLVNYDAVELPGLLGRSTGELAAALGPGYEREVVHRDDLVLL from the coding sequence ATGGGATCTCAGCGTGATCTTGGGAAGCCGACCGCGCAGAATGGGCGGGTGCGTGAAGCAGTCACCGCAGCGCGACGGATCGTCGTCAAGATCGGGTCGTCGTCGCTGACCACCGCCGCCGGCGGGCTCGACCCGGCCCGGGTCGACGCCCTCACCGACGCCATCGCCGCCTGGCTACCAGCCGGCGGGACCGGCGGACAGCCGACCGGCGGGAGCGGGCGGCAGCCGGCGGGTCGGGAGATCGTGCTCGTCTCCTCCGGGGCGATCGCGGCCGGGCTGGCCCCGCTCGGACTCCCCCGCCGCCCCCGCGACCTGGCCACCCAGCAGGCCGCCGCGAGCGTCGGGCAGGGGCTGCTGATCGGCCACTACGCGACCAGCTTCGGCCGGCACGGCCGCACCGTCGGGCAGGTGCTGCTCACCGTCGACGACGTCACCCGCCGGGTGCACTACCGCAACGCGTACCGGACGCTGCGCAAACTGCTCGACCTGCAGGCGGTGCCGATCGTCAACGAGAACGACACGGTCGCCACCGAGGAGATCCGGTTCGGCGACAACGACCGGCTCGGCGCGCTTGTCGCCGCCCTGGTCCACGCCGACCTGCTGGTGCTCCTCTCCGACGTGGACGCCCTCTACACCGGCGACCCGGCCCGCCCCGGCACCACCCGGATCACCGACGTACGCGGCACGGACGACCTGGCCGGGGTGGCGATCGGCCGGGCCGGCCGGGCCGGCGTCGGCACCGGCGGCATGGTCACCAAGATCGAGGCGGCCCGGATCGCCACCGGCTTCGGCATCCCGGTGGTGCTCACCGCCGCGCCGCTGGCCGCCCTGGCGCTGGCCGGCGCCGAGGTGGGCACCCTGTTCCACCCGGTCCGCCAGCGACCCGCCGCCCGGCTCTTCTGGCTGGCCCACGCCACCGCACCGCGCGGCCGGCTGCACCTGGACCCGGGCGCGGTGCAGGCCGTCGTCGGGCGGCGCAAGTCGCTGCTGCCGGCCGGCATCACCGCCGTGGACGGCGCCTTCACCGCCGGTGACCCGGTGGACCTGGTCGACGTCTCCGGCGCCCCGGTGGCCCGCGGCCTGGTCAACTACGACGCGGTCGAGCTGCCCGGCCTGCTCGGCCGCTCCACCGGCGAGCTGGCCGCCGCGCTCGGCCCCGGCTACGAACGCGAGGTCGTGCACCGCGACGACCTGGTACTGCTGTGA
- a CDS encoding MGMT family protein: MTPEEYVEEVLALVERIPPGRVMSYGAIADHLAERSGRASPRLVGSIMARHGGGVPWHRVVNAAGRLPPGHEREARARLRAEGAPLRGDGVDLPAAHWSPDDP; this comes from the coding sequence ATGACACCCGAGGAGTACGTCGAAGAGGTGCTGGCGCTCGTCGAGCGCATCCCGCCGGGGCGGGTGATGTCGTACGGGGCGATCGCGGATCACCTGGCCGAGCGCTCCGGCCGGGCGTCGCCGCGGCTGGTCGGCTCGATCATGGCCCGGCACGGCGGCGGCGTCCCGTGGCACCGGGTGGTGAACGCCGCCGGTCGCCTCCCGCCCGGCCACGAGCGGGAAGCCCGCGCCCGACTGCGCGCCGAGGGCGCCCCGCTGCGCGGCGACGGTGTCGACCTCCCCGCCGCCCACTGGTCCCCCGACGATCCCTGA
- a CDS encoding MFS transporter — MTVPSAVALPRKVHVGYALGSLATGAFGTVPGLLLLPYLTDSLGVAAGVAALLVLLPKAWDVLLNPVAGRISDRTRSRWGARRPYLLAGGLAMAVLFAAIFAAPFGTGPGAAAYVAVAFLATASAFAFFQVPYVAMPAELTADYQERTRLMTWRIAVLALAILVSGALAPLVVTVGGDGIAGHRWMGLFVAALIVVGAVGAFVGTRDAPTGTVGESEPTLRAQLAVAARNRPFRVLLICFVIQSAGVATVLAGVQYFAEQILASPDAGPTLLFACFVGPALLVMPLWSRVGARLGKLRAFVAASLLFAAGALALVVAPAVPAVVVYLVVAVIGCGYAGQQVFALAMLPDCIAYDTARTGRRQAGVFTGVWTAGETLGLALGPGLYGLVLQVSGYVSSSTGSAADQPASARLGVLLGFTVLPAALVGLAVLLLRGYDLTADRLAEAEASAEGIA, encoded by the coding sequence ATGACCGTGCCGTCGGCTGTCGCGCTGCCTCGGAAGGTGCACGTCGGGTACGCGCTCGGGTCGTTGGCCACCGGGGCGTTCGGCACCGTGCCCGGGCTGCTGCTCCTGCCGTACCTGACCGACAGCCTGGGGGTGGCCGCCGGAGTCGCCGCGCTGCTGGTGCTGCTGCCGAAGGCGTGGGACGTGCTGCTCAACCCGGTCGCCGGCCGGATCTCCGACCGCACCCGGTCGCGCTGGGGCGCCCGCCGGCCGTACCTGCTGGCCGGCGGGCTGGCGATGGCGGTGCTCTTCGCCGCCATCTTCGCGGCGCCGTTCGGCACCGGGCCGGGCGCCGCCGCCTACGTCGCGGTCGCCTTCCTCGCCACCGCCAGCGCGTTCGCCTTCTTCCAGGTGCCCTACGTGGCGATGCCGGCCGAACTGACCGCCGACTACCAGGAACGCACCCGCCTGATGACCTGGCGGATCGCGGTCCTCGCGCTGGCCATCCTGGTCTCCGGCGCGCTGGCCCCGCTGGTCGTCACGGTCGGCGGCGACGGCATCGCCGGGCACCGCTGGATGGGGCTCTTCGTCGCCGCGCTGATCGTCGTCGGCGCGGTGGGCGCCTTCGTCGGCACCCGGGACGCCCCCACCGGCACGGTCGGCGAGAGCGAGCCGACATTGCGGGCGCAGCTCGCCGTCGCCGCCCGGAACCGGCCGTTCCGGGTGCTGCTGATCTGCTTCGTCATCCAGTCGGCCGGTGTCGCCACCGTGCTGGCCGGCGTGCAGTACTTCGCCGAGCAGATCCTGGCCAGCCCGGACGCCGGGCCGACGCTGCTCTTCGCCTGCTTCGTCGGGCCGGCGCTGCTGGTGATGCCGCTCTGGAGCCGGGTCGGCGCCCGGCTCGGCAAGCTGCGGGCCTTCGTGGCGGCGTCACTGCTCTTCGCCGCCGGGGCGCTGGCCCTGGTGGTGGCGCCCGCCGTACCCGCCGTCGTGGTCTACCTGGTGGTGGCCGTGATCGGCTGCGGCTACGCCGGACAGCAGGTGTTCGCGCTGGCCATGCTCCCCGACTGCATCGCGTACGACACCGCCCGCACCGGCCGGCGGCAGGCCGGCGTCTTCACCGGCGTCTGGACCGCGGGGGAGACCCTCGGGCTGGCGCTGGGCCCCGGCCTCTACGGGCTGGTGCTGCAGGTCTCCGGTTATGTCTCGTCGTCGACCGGCTCGGCGGCCGACCAGCCGGCCAGCGCCCGGCTCGGCGTGCTGCTCGGCTTCACGGTGCTGCCGGCCGCACTGGTCGGACTGGCGGTGCTGCTGCTGCGCGGCTACGACCTCACCGCCGACCGGCTGGCCGAAGCCGAGGCATCGGCGGAGGGGATAGCGTGA
- a CDS encoding aminotransferase class V-fold PLP-dependent enzyme has product MIDALPPEGVPAEQVLGELRALRGADRPTHGGRLFAYVYDPAVPGLDELAGSAYAISAAVNGLDPTAFPSLLAMENALVAAAARLLGGGPGSAAPAAVGSVTGGGTESLILAVQAARNARPEVTAPRLVAPVTAHAAFAKAAHLLGVGLDLVPVSPKTLRPAAADIGAAIGPDTVLVACSAPSYAHGVVDPVTEIAALAAAAGTRCHVDACFGGWTLPYLRRLGADLPPFDFAVPGVTSISVDLHKYAYAPKGVSVLLHRDPALRRPQYFAYADWPGYPLVNPVLSSTRSGGPIAAAVATLRHLGDAGYLALAARTREAVAGLAAAVTAVDGLRLLAEPETTVVCLASDDPDLDLFVLADELTARGWHTQPQMAYAELPASIHLTVTAAVAPRVAEFGPDLAAAARAARALGPVRLPAELLAVAAGLTPAALTPELVAGLAAGLGLAASDGPAGGSDSAGGSAGAGPLPDRLATVNTLLNAVPPELRAALLTEFLSLLQRPSYH; this is encoded by the coding sequence ATGATCGACGCGTTGCCGCCCGAGGGCGTACCGGCCGAGCAGGTTCTCGGCGAGCTGCGCGCCCTGCGCGGCGCGGACCGGCCGACCCACGGCGGGCGGCTCTTCGCCTACGTCTACGACCCGGCGGTGCCGGGGCTGGACGAGCTGGCCGGCTCGGCGTACGCGATCTCGGCGGCCGTCAACGGGCTCGACCCGACCGCGTTCCCATCCCTGCTGGCAATGGAGAACGCGCTGGTCGCCGCCGCGGCCCGGCTGCTCGGCGGCGGACCGGGCAGCGCCGCGCCGGCGGCGGTCGGCAGCGTCACCGGTGGTGGCACCGAGTCGCTGATCCTGGCCGTGCAGGCGGCCCGCAACGCCCGGCCCGAGGTGACCGCGCCCCGGTTGGTCGCCCCGGTCACCGCGCACGCCGCGTTCGCCAAGGCCGCGCACCTGCTCGGCGTCGGGCTGGACCTGGTGCCGGTGTCGCCGAAGACGCTGCGCCCGGCCGCCGCCGACATCGGCGCCGCCATCGGGCCGGACACCGTGCTGGTGGCCTGCTCCGCGCCGTCGTACGCGCACGGGGTGGTCGACCCGGTCACCGAGATCGCCGCGCTCGCCGCGGCGGCCGGGACGCGCTGCCACGTGGACGCCTGCTTCGGCGGTTGGACGCTGCCCTACCTGCGCCGGCTCGGCGCCGACCTGCCGCCGTTCGACTTCGCCGTGCCGGGCGTCACCTCCATCTCGGTCGACCTGCACAAGTACGCGTACGCCCCGAAGGGGGTGTCGGTGCTGCTGCACCGCGATCCCGCGCTGCGCCGGCCGCAGTACTTCGCGTACGCCGACTGGCCCGGTTATCCGCTTGTCAACCCGGTGCTCTCGTCGACCCGCTCGGGTGGGCCGATCGCCGCCGCCGTGGCGACGCTGCGGCACCTCGGCGACGCCGGCTACCTGGCGTTGGCCGCCCGCACCCGGGAGGCGGTCGCCGGGCTGGCCGCCGCCGTCACGGCGGTCGACGGGCTGCGGCTGCTGGCCGAGCCGGAGACGACGGTGGTCTGCCTCGCCTCCGACGACCCCGACCTGGACCTGTTCGTCCTCGCCGACGAGCTGACCGCGCGGGGGTGGCACACCCAACCCCAGATGGCGTACGCCGAACTGCCGGCCAGCATCCACCTGACGGTGACCGCCGCGGTGGCGCCGAGGGTGGCGGAGTTCGGCCCCGACCTCGCCGCGGCGGCCCGGGCCGCGCGGGCGCTCGGGCCGGTGCGGCTGCCCGCCGAACTGCTGGCGGTGGCCGCCGGGCTGACCCCGGCCGCGCTGACTCCGGAGCTGGTCGCCGGCCTCGCCGCCGGCCTCGGCCTGGCCGCGAGCGACGGTCCGGCGGGCGGCAGTGACTCTGCCGGCGGCTCGGCTGGGGCGGGGCCGTTGCCGGACCGGTTGGCGACGGTGAACACGCTGCTCAACGCCGTACCGCCGGAGCTGCGGGCGGCGCTGTTGACCGAGTTCCTGAGCCTGTTGCAGCGCCCGAGCTACCACTGA
- a CDS encoding NADH-quinone oxidoreductase subunit B, protein MQVPAVLGEPIRFVLNWGRRYSLWVFNFGLACCAIEFIATSMGRHDFIRLGVIPFAHGPRQADLMVVSGTVTDKMAPAIKRLYDQMPEPKYVISFGACSNCGGPYWDSYSVTKGVDQIIPVDVYVPGCPPRPEALLHGILRLQEKIAAEQSGLGGVSRVDPLAPPADDPAGTRSVESLTAPLVHPPARADS, encoded by the coding sequence GTGCAGGTGCCGGCGGTGCTGGGGGAACCCATCCGGTTCGTGCTCAACTGGGGGCGGCGCTACTCGCTCTGGGTGTTCAACTTCGGCCTGGCCTGCTGCGCGATCGAGTTCATCGCGACCAGCATGGGACGGCACGACTTCATCCGGCTCGGCGTGATCCCGTTCGCGCACGGGCCGCGCCAGGCCGATCTGATGGTGGTCTCCGGCACGGTGACCGACAAGATGGCCCCGGCGATCAAGCGGCTCTACGACCAGATGCCGGAGCCGAAGTACGTCATCTCGTTCGGCGCCTGCTCGAACTGCGGCGGCCCGTACTGGGATTCCTACTCGGTGACGAAGGGCGTCGACCAGATCATCCCGGTCGACGTTTACGTGCCGGGCTGCCCGCCCCGGCCGGAGGCACTGCTGCACGGCATCCTGCGGCTGCAGGAGAAGATCGCCGCCGAGCAGTCCGGCCTCGGCGGGGTGTCCCGGGTGGACCCGCTGGCGCCGCCGGCCGACGACCCGGCCGGGACCCGATCCGTCGAGTCGCTGACCGCCCCACTGGTCCACCCGCCGGCCCGGGCGGACTCCTGA
- a CDS encoding DUF2252 domain-containing protein gives MNDEQRANQIVDVLLAEFGELMALDPAAFRRKFRKMAASPFAFYRGSAALFYHDVTGDFADDRFLDEQTSRVWIHGDLHAENFGTYMNGSGQLVFNVNDFDEAYVGPFSWDLKRFAASVALIGYGKALSDRVIGDLVGRFATAYLTELRAIAAGGDDAIGSITLDNADGVLLRVLQQARLNTRVDLLAAQTTIDRYERRFSVSDGVYPVDEATRAEVIDAFHRYLATLPGASGGEREVAAQIKDVVLRKGVGIGSAGLPSYNLLLEGNTQALENDVVIYMKQAQVPAVARHVADEGVRDYFQHQGHRTVESQRALQAHADPWLGFTELAGVGQLVAEVSPYAADLDWADVNEPEELAGVVGDLGRAVARMHSVADDESSHDLVDYSTEEAIVAAVGADESGFAVHLVEFAHAYGARARQDHQTFVDLFRNGRLPGL, from the coding sequence ATGAACGACGAACAGCGTGCGAACCAGATAGTCGACGTCCTGCTCGCCGAGTTCGGTGAGCTGATGGCGCTGGACCCGGCCGCGTTCCGCCGCAAGTTCCGGAAGATGGCCGCCTCCCCGTTCGCCTTCTACCGGGGCAGCGCGGCGCTCTTCTACCACGACGTGACCGGCGACTTCGCCGACGACCGGTTCCTGGACGAGCAGACCAGCCGGGTCTGGATCCACGGTGACCTGCACGCGGAGAACTTCGGCACCTACATGAACGGTTCCGGGCAGCTCGTCTTCAACGTCAACGACTTCGACGAGGCGTACGTCGGGCCGTTCTCCTGGGATCTGAAGCGGTTCGCGGCCAGCGTGGCCCTGATCGGGTACGGCAAGGCGCTCTCCGACCGGGTGATCGGCGACCTGGTGGGGCGGTTCGCGACGGCGTACCTGACCGAGCTGCGGGCCATCGCGGCCGGCGGCGACGACGCGATCGGCTCGATCACCCTGGACAACGCGGACGGGGTGCTGCTGCGGGTGCTCCAGCAGGCCCGGCTGAACACCCGGGTGGACCTGCTCGCCGCGCAGACCACCATCGACCGGTACGAGCGCCGGTTCTCGGTGAGCGACGGCGTCTACCCGGTCGACGAGGCGACCCGGGCCGAGGTGATCGACGCCTTCCACCGGTACCTGGCCACGCTGCCGGGCGCGTCGGGCGGCGAGCGGGAGGTCGCGGCGCAGATCAAGGACGTGGTGCTGCGCAAGGGGGTGGGCATCGGCTCGGCCGGGCTGCCGTCGTACAACCTGCTGCTGGAGGGGAACACCCAGGCGCTGGAGAACGACGTGGTGATCTACATGAAACAGGCCCAGGTGCCCGCGGTGGCCCGGCACGTCGCGGACGAGGGCGTCCGCGACTACTTCCAGCACCAGGGCCACCGTACGGTGGAATCGCAGCGCGCCCTGCAGGCGCACGCCGACCCGTGGCTGGGCTTCACCGAGCTGGCCGGGGTCGGTCAGCTCGTCGCCGAGGTCTCCCCGTACGCGGCTGATCTGGACTGGGCGGACGTGAACGAGCCGGAGGAGCTGGCCGGGGTGGTGGGTGACCTCGGTCGGGCGGTGGCCCGGATGCACTCGGTGGCCGACGACGAGTCCAGCCACGACCTGGTCGACTACTCGACCGAGGAGGCGATCGTCGCGGCGGTGGGCGCGGACGAGTCGGGCTTCGCGGTGCACCTGGTGGAGTTCGCGCACGCCTACGGCGCGCGGGCCCGGCAGGACCACCAGACCTTCGTCGACCTGTTCCGCAACGGCCGACTCCCCGGCCTGTAA